Sequence from the Saccharopolyspora pogona genome:
TGGCCCGGACGTGGTCGACGAGCTCGTCACGGAGGCCGAGGCCGCAGCCGAGATCGACGACGAGGACCTCGACGACGAGGCCGACGGGATCGACAACGACCTCGACGACGACCTCGACGAGGAGATCGACGAGCAGTCGGAAGCCGCGAGTGCTGACTCCGAGAAGGCGGCCGAGACCGAAGCGTCCGACGAGACCTCTGAGAAGGCGGCCAAGTCGGCTGCCGCCGACGCCGACGTGAGCAACGCGGAAGGGGACGCGCGAGCGCAGTGAGCGGCACGCTTCTCGATGGCCACGACGTCGTGCTGTTCGACCTCGACGGCACGGTGTTCCGCGGCGGCGAACTCGTTCCTGGTGCGCTGGAGGCGATCCAGGAGGTGCACCGCCGCGGCATCCCGGTCCGCTACGTGACCAACAACGCGTCCAAACCGGATCAGGCGGTCGTCGATCACCTCGCCGGCCTCGGCTTGGACGCGGAGCGGGCTGAGGTGAGCACCAGCGCCCAGGCTGGCGCCGCGATGCTGGCGGAGAAGCTGCCGCCCGGCTCAAAGGTGCTCGTGGTCGGTTCGCCCGCGCTGGTGTCCGAAGTGGACAAGGCGGGGCTGGTGCCGGTCACCGAGTTCGCCGACGAGCCGGTCGCGGTCGTGCAGGGCCTCTACACCGAGATCGGGTACCGCGATCTCGCGGAGGCGTGCTTGGCGATCCGCGCGGGCGCGTTGTGGGTTTCGTGCAACGGTGACCGCACCTTGCCGACGGAGCGAGGTCTGGTTCCCGGCAATGGTGCGCTCGTCGCGCTCGTGCAGGCGGCGACCGACCAGGATCCGCTGGTGGCCGGCAAGCCGGAGCGACCGCTGCTGGACCGCGCGGTCGCCTCCGCCGGCGCCGAGGCGCCGTTGATGGTCGGGGATCGGCTCGACACGGACATCGCGGGCGCGGTCAACGCCGGGATGCCGGTGCTGATGGTGCTGACCGGCGTCAGCACGACGCAGGACCTGCTGGAGGCCGC
This genomic interval carries:
- a CDS encoding HAD-IIA family hydrolase, whose amino-acid sequence is MSGTLLDGHDVVLFDLDGTVFRGGELVPGALEAIQEVHRRGIPVRYVTNNASKPDQAVVDHLAGLGLDAERAEVSTSAQAGAAMLAEKLPPGSKVLVVGSPALVSEVDKAGLVPVTEFADEPVAVVQGLYTEIGYRDLAEACLAIRAGALWVSCNGDRTLPTERGLVPGNGALVALVQAATDQDPLVAGKPERPLLDRAVASAGAEAPLMVGDRLDTDIAGAVNAGMPVLMVLTGVSTTQDLLEAAGGLRPDYVGADLRALHQSPSEVAIGEQTAWQVRVGSGSLDLAARAGELPGDALSALRALCAAWWATSSGPVAVHGADEHAQDVLRQLGLA